The bacterium genome includes a region encoding these proteins:
- a CDS encoding cob(I)yrinic acid a,c-diamide adenosyltransferase encodes MGPSFSTSSDALPAEGTPAPEPEPAPEAEEPPVVEEEESPAEAEEQAPARLRITRVYTKTGDDGKTGLVGGQRVGKNDPRIEAYGTVDELAAALGAARLAVETENGQFESIEQAEMLDSHLQFIQNQLFTLGGDLATQLEDRHPQMPLIGEAETAYLERLCDSFNAELEPLQDFILAGGSSTAVALHQARTIARRAERRTVTLSMIENIGPHATVYLNRLSDALFVLARWANRHQGMDETTWQRDQPEPAMPESNETE; translated from the coding sequence ATGGGGCCGAGCTTCTCGACGAGTTCCGATGCCCTGCCCGCTGAGGGCACCCCCGCTCCGGAACCGGAGCCCGCGCCCGAAGCGGAAGAACCTCCGGTCGTAGAGGAAGAGGAGTCACCCGCCGAGGCCGAGGAGCAGGCGCCGGCTCGCCTGCGCATCACGCGCGTCTACACGAAGACCGGCGACGACGGAAAGACCGGCCTCGTTGGTGGCCAGCGCGTCGGCAAGAACGACCCGCGGATCGAGGCCTACGGAACCGTGGACGAGCTGGCGGCGGCGCTGGGCGCGGCGCGCCTGGCCGTCGAGACGGAGAACGGCCAGTTCGAATCGATCGAGCAGGCAGAGATGCTCGATTCCCATCTGCAATTCATCCAGAATCAGCTTTTCACGCTCGGCGGCGACCTGGCGACGCAGCTTGAAGATCGCCACCCGCAGATGCCCCTGATTGGCGAGGCCGAGACGGCCTATCTGGAACGGCTCTGCGACAGCTTCAACGCGGAGCTCGAGCCGCTGCAGGACTTCATTCTCGCCGGCGGCAGCTCCACGGCCGTCGCCTTGCACCAGGCCCGCACCATCGCCCGTCGCGCCGAACGCCGTACCGTGACGCTCAGTATGATCGAGAACATCGGTCCGCATGCCACCGTGTACCTGAATCGACTCAGCGACGCCCTCTTCGTGCTCGCTCGGTGGGCAAACCGACACCAAGGGATGGACGAAACCACATGGCAGCGCGATCAGCCCGAGCCCGCCATGCCGGAATCCAACGAGACGGAGTAG
- a CDS encoding EamA family transporter, with the protein MVFLLLAIVCTSSIALIFKHSETSNMNRYALTATNYATAVLVCAAILLLKGLNTGPLDVSGAFAEIRSAISSGETLSRSGSFVWATTAGLCAGLVFFLALVYYQISVRHHGAGLAGSFIKLGTFVPMILSLLFWRENPSTLQWLGIALALGSILLVNWPGRDGGWRRALKPALLLLFLFGGAAEFSNKVFQKYGLQDHKAVFLGCTFFVAFLFALGVTLVRRKPVQRRDVLTGIAVGIPNLFSSFFLIIALDTIPAAVAFPAFGAGSIVIIALVGTAFFGERLKARELAAIALTILALVVINL; encoded by the coding sequence ATGGTCTTCCTTCTCCTCGCCATTGTCTGCACCTCGTCGATCGCGCTGATCTTCAAGCATAGCGAAACGTCGAACATGAACCGCTACGCGCTGACTGCGACGAACTACGCGACGGCGGTTCTGGTGTGTGCAGCGATTCTGCTGCTGAAGGGACTTAACACCGGCCCGCTGGATGTCTCAGGAGCCTTCGCAGAAATTCGTAGTGCCATCTCGTCGGGAGAGACGCTCTCTCGCTCCGGCAGCTTCGTTTGGGCAACAACCGCGGGACTGTGTGCGGGCCTCGTGTTTTTTCTGGCGCTTGTGTACTATCAGATCAGCGTCCGTCACCACGGCGCGGGACTGGCCGGCTCGTTCATCAAGCTCGGCACCTTCGTTCCCATGATACTCTCGCTGCTGTTCTGGCGCGAGAATCCATCAACTCTGCAATGGCTCGGCATCGCGCTGGCGCTGGGATCGATTCTGCTCGTCAACTGGCCAGGACGCGACGGCGGATGGCGCCGCGCACTGAAGCCCGCGCTGCTGCTACTGTTTCTCTTTGGCGGCGCGGCGGAATTCTCGAACAAGGTTTTCCAGAAGTACGGTCTCCAGGATCACAAGGCCGTCTTTCTCGGCTGCACGTTCTTTGTTGCGTTCCTGTTTGCGCTGGGTGTTACGCTTGTCCGCCGCAAGCCGGTGCAGCGGCGCGATGTGCTGACCGGCATTGCGGTGGGAATTCCAAACCTCTTCTCGTCCTTCTTCCTGATCATCGCGCTGGACACAATCCCCGCGGCCGTTGCGTTTCCCGCCTTCGGCGCAGGCAGCATCGTGATCATCGCCCTCGTCGGCACAGCGTTCTTTGGCGAACGCCTCAAAGCCCGCGAACTTGCCGCGATCGCCCTGACCATCCTCGCGCTGGTTGTGATTAACCTCTAG
- a CDS encoding dihydrodipicolinate synthase family protein yields the protein MPRSKTHVRYRGGARRPAEAILAELLQRRFVDHAGCLAIAVGGPGGTGKTTFARALAEQLPGAAVLRLDDYKTSREERYPRNLYGAHPEANRMELIREHLGCIREGRAFDKPVYDSEAGEARITKPFAPARFTIVDGEVATYLELRDRVDFAIFVDSDWKTQLATRISRDIESRGYSQEKAIATFLQSNLREFSAHGAESKKWADLHLYCREDYTVVVESVEEKLFAQFHDLLEPDLAPVDLSGLIVAVLTPFDDAMQFDESAFIAHVEWLAANGVQRILVNGTTGEFFSLSAAERKLALTLARRYFPGVVLFHAGSDSLVQTLEEARWGEEYGADAIAALPPYYLANAPAEGIARYFCEIGERIDAPLVLYNFPKHTGNSITAEILAQVPHAALKDSSANLELVRHTPRYFIGGDERILDCHRAGGVGFVTGRANFVPELYVAMEQSLEKRGRDSERLQEEITRGVQATAGGIPTFKAELATRLPHYPTNVRLPLIKAL from the coding sequence ATGCCTCGAAGCAAGACGCATGTTCGTTATCGCGGTGGTGCCCGTCGTCCGGCGGAGGCGATTCTGGCGGAATTGCTGCAGCGCAGATTCGTCGACCACGCGGGCTGTCTTGCGATTGCAGTGGGCGGTCCCGGCGGGACGGGTAAGACGACCTTTGCGCGGGCACTCGCAGAGCAATTGCCCGGTGCGGCCGTTCTGAGATTGGACGACTATAAGACGTCTCGCGAGGAACGCTATCCGCGGAACTTGTACGGCGCTCACCCCGAAGCAAATCGGATGGAACTGATTCGCGAGCATCTTGGTTGCATCCGCGAAGGCCGGGCGTTTGATAAGCCTGTCTACGATTCCGAAGCAGGTGAAGCGAGGATTACGAAGCCGTTCGCACCAGCGCGCTTCACGATCGTCGATGGTGAAGTAGCAACGTATCTTGAACTGCGCGACCGAGTGGACTTCGCGATCTTCGTCGATTCGGACTGGAAGACACAACTTGCGACGCGAATTTCTCGCGACATCGAATCCCGCGGTTATTCGCAGGAGAAGGCGATTGCGACGTTCCTTCAAAGCAACCTGCGCGAGTTCAGTGCGCATGGCGCCGAGAGCAAAAAGTGGGCAGACTTGCACTTGTACTGCCGCGAGGACTACACGGTTGTAGTGGAATCGGTGGAGGAGAAACTCTTCGCGCAATTCCACGATCTATTGGAGCCCGACTTGGCGCCGGTCGACTTGTCGGGTTTGATCGTCGCGGTTCTGACGCCTTTCGATGATGCAATGCAATTCGACGAGAGCGCGTTCATCGCCCACGTGGAGTGGTTGGCCGCGAACGGCGTGCAGCGCATCCTTGTGAATGGCACGACGGGCGAGTTCTTCTCGCTGTCTGCGGCGGAGCGGAAGCTCGCATTGACGCTGGCGCGACGTTACTTCCCGGGCGTCGTGCTATTTCATGCAGGGAGCGACAGCCTGGTGCAGACGCTGGAGGAGGCGCGCTGGGGCGAGGAGTATGGTGCCGATGCCATTGCTGCATTGCCCCCGTACTACCTGGCTAATGCACCGGCAGAGGGGATTGCGCGGTACTTCTGCGAAATCGGTGAACGCATCGACGCGCCGCTGGTGCTTTACAATTTCCCGAAGCACACGGGAAACTCAATCACCGCGGAGATTCTGGCGCAGGTTCCGCACGCCGCGCTAAAGGACTCCTCAGCCAACCTGGAACTGGTTCGTCACACGCCAAGGTACTTCATCGGTGGCGACGAACGCATCCTCGATTGCCATCGCGCAGGCGGTGTCGGTTTCGTGACCGGGCGGGCGAACTTTGTTCCAGAGCTTTACGTGGCGATGGAGCAATCGCTGGAGAAAAGAGGGAGGGACTCAGAGAGGCTGCAGGAGGAAATCACTCGCGGCGTACAAGCCACAGCCGGAGGAATTCCCACCTTCAAGGCAGAGTTGGCAACGCGTCTCCCCCACTACCCGACAAACGTTCGCCTTCCTCTTATCAAGGCTCTGTGA
- a CDS encoding DUF1559 domain-containing protein, with amino-acid sequence MLFSGSHSSEKDHSPRRERAGRGFTLVELLIVVAILAILAAIAVPNLREATRRARTAECASNLKTIATALTLYRTDWNHLPLSDGVAGLGDSRGRTQFGNGPAANGYWNGVPNVLVDAGYIGKRKTLFCPSLAREYRNRAENLRYAYNTGAADSNGFIGSDGTPVDGVGAGGRTWLCRCVHLNSHDWAPDRYIPFPHGPTASPADNEWGSENVLWSDFSVTLEPGSSP; translated from the coding sequence ATGTTGTTCTCCGGCTCTCATTCGAGCGAAAAAGACCACAGTCCCCGAAGGGAACGGGCAGGCCGCGGTTTCACGTTGGTGGAACTGCTGATCGTTGTGGCGATTCTGGCCATTCTGGCGGCGATCGCCGTGCCGAATCTGCGCGAGGCAACCCGCCGCGCGCGGACGGCCGAGTGCGCCTCGAATCTGAAGACGATCGCGACGGCCCTGACGCTGTACCGCACGGATTGGAATCATCTGCCGCTGTCCGATGGCGTGGCGGGACTGGGCGATTCGCGCGGCCGCACGCAGTTCGGCAATGGGCCGGCGGCGAACGGCTACTGGAACGGCGTGCCGAATGTGCTGGTGGATGCCGGCTACATCGGCAAGCGCAAGACGCTGTTTTGCCCATCGCTGGCGCGCGAGTATCGCAACCGGGCAGAGAATCTGCGCTACGCCTACAACACGGGCGCGGCAGATTCGAACGGGTTCATCGGCAGCGACGGAACGCCGGTCGACGGCGTGGGCGCGGGCGGGCGCACGTGGCTTTGCCGCTGCGTGCATTTGAACTCGCACGACTGGGCGCCGGACCGCTACATCCCGTTCCCCCATGGGCCGACCGCGAGCCCTGCAGACAATGAGTGGGGCAGCGAAAACGTGCTCTGGAGCGACTTCTCCGTCACCCTGGAGCCCGGGAGTTCGCCATGA
- a CDS encoding ABC transporter substrate-binding protein — protein sequence MRADRTLRVLALAGAVLALVLVARAPAAPADDPTTPTRIISCAPNLTQMLFALGAGDQVVGVTRYCQDPPEAATRPAMGDLFSPNLEAMVAADPDMVVAYPSSAKVIDFFNNRQAIRLVVTNTCETREEIARTMRDLGRALGREDRAEELIAATNADIARLEDGWKDEPPLKVLIVVGRQPGSLANLYAAGRGTYLDELLTISGAENVVPGELGKYPVLNREAILSMRPDVIIETHHEEETDREHAEARAAWKAMSPLPAVRDGRILFLMDKRVLLPGAFLERDARTLHDLIRPETVGTEP from the coding sequence ATGAGAGCCGACCGAACATTGCGTGTTCTGGCGCTCGCGGGTGCCGTTCTCGCGCTGGTGCTCGTGGCAAGGGCCCCGGCGGCCCCAGCCGATGATCCGACCACGCCCACACGCATCATCTCCTGCGCACCAAACCTGACCCAGATGCTCTTCGCCCTCGGCGCCGGCGACCAGGTGGTGGGCGTGACGCGCTACTGCCAGGACCCGCCCGAGGCCGCGACGCGCCCGGCGATGGGGGACCTCTTCAGCCCCAACCTGGAGGCCATGGTCGCCGCCGATCCGGACATGGTTGTTGCCTATCCCAGCAGCGCAAAGGTGATCGATTTCTTCAATAACCGACAAGCCATTCGGCTTGTCGTTACCAATACTTGCGAAACCCGCGAAGAGATCGCCCGCACCATGCGCGATCTCGGCCGAGCCCTTGGTCGAGAGGATCGAGCGGAGGAGTTGATTGCCGCAACAAACGCTGATATTGCTCGACTTGAGGATGGCTGGAAGGACGAGCCACCGCTCAAGGTCCTGATCGTTGTCGGTCGCCAGCCCGGCAGCCTGGCGAATCTCTATGCCGCCGGGAGGGGCACCTATCTGGACGAGCTTTTGACGATTTCGGGCGCGGAGAACGTCGTCCCTGGGGAGCTTGGTAAGTATCCCGTCCTCAACCGCGAGGCCATCCTCTCCATGCGGCCCGATGTCATCATCGAAACGCACCACGAGGAGGAGACCGATCGGGAACACGCCGAGGCGCGCGCCGCCTGGAAGGCCATGTCGCCCCTGCCAGCCGTGCGCGATGGGAGGATCCTCTTCCTGATGGACAAGCGCGTCCTCTTGCCGGGGGCTTTCCTCGAACGCGACGCACGCACGCTGCACGATCTGATCCGCCCTGAGACCGTCGGCACGGAGCCATGA
- the aroF gene encoding 3-deoxy-7-phosphoheptulonate synthase produces the protein MIIVLKAGTSEEDIQMVENRVTDLGYRPHPIVGVERTVIGAVGHEDKTPLQALEMLECVESVIPILKPYKLVSREFKREATVFDIAGVEVGGRDLVMMAGPCSVESREQILESADAVKAGGAQFLRGGAFKPRTSPYAFQGLREEGLELLAEARERTGLRIVTEVVSVTDIPLLVEYADVLQIGARNCQNFALLSAVGETKKPVLFKRGMSTTLKEYLQAAEYLLDQGNYNVMLCERGIRTFETAYRNTLDLNAVPVLKRETHLPVIVDPSHGTGEVHMVLPMALAAVACGADGLMVEIHPKPAEALSDGQQSLKPNAFLELVERIRPVAEAVGRSYGGA, from the coding sequence ATGATTATCGTACTAAAGGCCGGAACCAGCGAGGAGGACATTCAGATGGTGGAGAATCGGGTGACGGATCTCGGCTATCGCCCGCACCCAATCGTCGGCGTGGAACGGACGGTGATCGGCGCCGTCGGGCACGAGGACAAGACTCCGCTTCAGGCGCTCGAGATGCTCGAGTGCGTGGAGTCGGTGATTCCAATTCTGAAGCCCTACAAACTGGTCTCGCGCGAGTTCAAGCGCGAGGCGACGGTGTTCGATATCGCCGGCGTCGAGGTCGGCGGGCGCGATCTGGTTATGATGGCGGGGCCGTGCAGCGTCGAGAGCCGCGAGCAGATTCTGGAGTCCGCCGATGCGGTGAAGGCCGGTGGGGCTCAGTTCCTGCGCGGCGGCGCGTTCAAACCGCGCACCAGTCCCTATGCGTTCCAGGGGCTCCGCGAGGAAGGGCTCGAGCTTCTGGCCGAGGCGCGCGAGCGCACCGGTCTGCGGATCGTGACGGAAGTCGTCAGCGTGACGGACATCCCGCTGCTGGTGGAGTATGCCGATGTACTGCAAATCGGCGCGCGCAACTGCCAGAACTTCGCGTTGCTGTCCGCGGTGGGCGAAACGAAGAAGCCGGTGCTCTTCAAGCGCGGCATGTCGACGACGCTGAAGGAGTACCTGCAGGCGGCAGAGTACTTGCTCGACCAGGGGAACTACAACGTGATGTTGTGCGAGCGTGGCATTCGCACGTTCGAAACGGCATACCGCAACACGCTGGACCTGAATGCCGTGCCGGTGCTGAAGCGCGAGACACACCTGCCGGTAATCGTCGATCCCTCGCATGGCACCGGCGAAGTTCACATGGTATTGCCGATGGCATTGGCGGCTGTTGCATGCGGCGCGGACGGGCTGATGGTGGAAATTCACCCGAAGCCCGCGGAGGCGCTGAGCGACGGGCAACAGTCGCTGAAGCCGAACGCGTTCCTGGAACTCGTCGAGCGCATTCGCCCGGTGGCGGAGGCTGTTGGGCGATCGTACGGGGGCGCGTGA
- a CDS encoding (2Fe-2S)-binding protein: MPITHCYCKNLAFREILAWARENEVLTAEEVARRLNCGKSCRLCLPYIAYCLATGVTEVPYPCPPLDSPG; this comes from the coding sequence ATGCCGATTACGCATTGCTACTGCAAGAACCTCGCGTTCCGCGAGATCCTGGCGTGGGCGAGGGAGAACGAAGTCCTGACCGCCGAAGAGGTGGCGCGCCGGTTGAATTGCGGCAAGTCCTGTCGCCTCTGCCTGCCGTACATTGCCTACTGCCTCGCCACCGGCGTTACCGAAGTGCCCTATCCCTGCCCCCCGTTGGATTCGCCGGGATGA
- a CDS encoding M6 family metalloprotease domain-containing protein — protein MPSLTARHHSANYPATPQIENNAWFGSRGVWQIARPFLVVLLFVAAGHLAAMEPPDPGELQGYAADGSLAVRMEFARSLGNHLVDPALARRHAEVLQAAARGEEVPRSQLPYPTGLPASGSPRIFVLPIEFPEYPAHNDVSVIEHKLFGTGEADEKPLESLTEYYKRSSYGALNIQGDVLPWYQAAHPRTWYGPGVLIKEALQHWDPTHDFSVYDNDGNGTIDYFMVCWTGPDDGWGNLWWAWCDMSASEFAGDSFTVDGKKLGVFSWQWEGRPLGSEFQAEVVIHETGHALGLPDLYDYDESVGPVGGVGGLDMMDANWGDHNAFSKWMLGWLTPTVISTSESIISKSLRPSSEYPDAIMIMPGASGASPFTEYFLIQNRSRRTEDTNDFTYPNDGLVVWHLDAELNGTGDGFLFDNSYTSRKLIRLMEADGLEEIVAGGGVDEDDYYTSSRYFSSLSTPNSRAYSGSVSGVGLLNIYRITRVFTLPSTFQATYAITSEGLLSIGEAVDKTDVTWKYTTAAPWVGVVMAADYGNDAARSAPIADGETTSFSTIVDGPGSVQFAWKVSSEEGGDFLAFEIDGVEQEAISGEQDWEGRSFLFGENGHTLTWKYRKNASVSSGQDRGWVDHVELGLVSLGEALDCPALEWTSDTSPVWYGQSQDSFYGGSAARCGATADSQMSRMSCTVTGPGTMTFLWKSSCDASDELRFRMDILLPISISGETDWQQRTITIPSGTHTCRWDYVKDASGTAGADAGWVDKVTYQMNDLGDAVENTFLPWTTSGEGGAWTSQTGISAVDGDAAEAPTPSGVDMPALLETWIYGPGTLTYRWKESTVGNAGDLTLLLDDDFKDYADNTADWVDKALAIPSGLHKVTWRYLLYFSGTDQAWVDNVQFTPSGIDLDEALDCQAVSWETPDTIGWTGITDTSAFGFDSARTGSIGHNGLSYLQGRIHGPAMVSFNWKVSSEENKDELEFLADGYGRFHISGDVDWERRYYHLVEGQHDVGWYYWKDASGSAGEDAGWVDRVSVDPDPSLGEVLDTTGLAWTSGGSNPWYGQTLITQDGEDAAQSGDVYDGQTSFVSTILDGPGTLTYQWSVSSQAGGDWLSFLVDDVLQDQISGVVDWHEGSANIQPGQHEVKWSYGKNSMFSDYDDAGWLDQIVFTPGPVPTPTPVPTATPVVSLADALDCYRLDFQVISSNPWYGEYDVSYDGADAAQSYPITHSQTSAFFTTITGPDTLEFQWKVSCQPTSDYLALYLDGSEVTRITGETNWALYSLPIDAGDHQVVWSYKKDSSVSQGSDAGWVDQVKLLSVKPGNAWVFQ, from the coding sequence ATGCCGTCCCTTACGGCAAGGCATCATTCTGCGAACTACCCCGCGACACCTCAGATTGAAAATAACGCGTGGTTTGGGAGCCGCGGCGTCTGGCAGATCGCGCGGCCCTTCCTGGTTGTTTTGCTGTTTGTGGCCGCAGGGCACCTTGCCGCCATGGAGCCCCCGGATCCGGGAGAATTGCAGGGCTATGCTGCGGATGGGAGCCTGGCAGTGCGCATGGAGTTCGCCCGATCGCTCGGGAACCATCTTGTCGATCCAGCCCTGGCGCGTCGTCATGCCGAGGTCCTTCAGGCTGCCGCCCGGGGGGAGGAAGTGCCGCGCAGTCAACTTCCCTATCCCACCGGGCTGCCCGCCAGCGGATCGCCTCGCATTTTCGTTCTCCCCATCGAGTTCCCCGAGTACCCCGCGCATAACGATGTTTCGGTGATCGAGCACAAACTCTTCGGGACCGGCGAGGCGGACGAGAAACCCCTCGAGAGTCTGACGGAATATTACAAGCGATCGTCGTACGGTGCGCTGAATATCCAGGGGGATGTGCTTCCCTGGTACCAGGCGGCTCACCCCCGCACCTGGTACGGCCCCGGGGTCCTGATCAAGGAGGCCCTGCAGCACTGGGACCCAACGCACGACTTCTCCGTCTACGACAACGACGGAAACGGGACGATCGATTACTTCATGGTCTGCTGGACCGGGCCCGACGACGGGTGGGGGAACCTTTGGTGGGCCTGGTGCGATATGAGCGCTTCGGAATTCGCCGGCGATTCGTTCACGGTGGATGGGAAGAAGCTCGGCGTTTTCTCCTGGCAATGGGAAGGGCGTCCGCTGGGGTCGGAGTTCCAGGCGGAGGTGGTGATCCATGAAACAGGACACGCTCTGGGGCTGCCGGATCTCTACGACTACGATGAGAGTGTCGGACCGGTGGGGGGTGTCGGCGGTCTGGATATGATGGACGCGAACTGGGGGGACCACAACGCGTTCAGCAAATGGATGTTGGGCTGGCTGACGCCGACGGTCATTTCGACTTCGGAGAGCATAATTTCGAAATCGTTGCGTCCCTCGTCGGAGTATCCCGATGCCATCATGATCATGCCCGGGGCGTCAGGTGCCAGTCCGTTTACGGAGTATTTTCTGATCCAGAACCGGTCGCGGCGGACGGAGGATACGAACGACTTCACGTATCCCAACGATGGTCTCGTGGTCTGGCATCTTGACGCCGAGTTGAATGGGACGGGCGACGGTTTCCTGTTCGATAACAGCTACACATCCCGCAAGCTGATCCGACTGATGGAAGCGGATGGGTTGGAAGAGATCGTGGCCGGCGGTGGTGTCGACGAAGACGACTACTACACTTCGTCGCGCTATTTCTCTTCGCTCTCGACACCGAACAGTCGGGCGTATTCCGGATCGGTTTCGGGTGTTGGGCTCCTGAATATCTACCGAATCACGCGAGTATTTACACTCCCGTCGACGTTCCAGGCGACGTACGCTATCACGTCGGAGGGACTGCTGAGTATCGGCGAGGCGGTGGATAAGACCGATGTCACGTGGAAATACACGACGGCGGCGCCATGGGTGGGTGTTGTGATGGCGGCCGACTACGGGAACGATGCGGCGCGAAGTGCTCCCATCGCCGATGGTGAAACGACGTCTTTCAGCACGATTGTCGACGGCCCGGGAAGCGTGCAGTTTGCCTGGAAGGTTTCATCCGAAGAGGGTGGAGATTTCCTGGCTTTTGAAATCGATGGTGTGGAGCAGGAGGCGATCAGCGGCGAGCAGGATTGGGAAGGCCGCAGTTTCCTTTTTGGCGAGAATGGGCACACGCTGACATGGAAGTACCGGAAGAACGCGTCCGTGTCGTCGGGGCAAGACCGGGGCTGGGTGGATCACGTGGAGTTGGGGTTGGTGTCGCTGGGCGAGGCGCTGGATTGCCCCGCGCTGGAGTGGACGAGTGATACTTCGCCCGTGTGGTACGGACAGAGTCAGGATTCGTTCTATGGTGGGAGCGCGGCCCGTTGCGGCGCGACGGCGGATTCTCAGATGTCGCGCATGTCCTGCACCGTGACGGGGCCAGGAACGATGACGTTCCTGTGGAAATCGTCCTGCGATGCCAGTGACGAACTCCGCTTCCGGATGGACATCCTCCTCCCCATTTCGATCAGCGGCGAGACGGACTGGCAGCAGCGGACCATCACGATTCCTTCGGGCACCCATACGTGCCGGTGGGATTATGTAAAGGATGCTTCAGGCACGGCCGGTGCGGACGCGGGATGGGTCGACAAGGTGACGTATCAGATGAACGACCTTGGGGACGCGGTGGAGAACACGTTCCTGCCGTGGACAACATCTGGCGAGGGAGGAGCCTGGACGAGTCAGACGGGGATTTCCGCTGTGGATGGCGATGCGGCGGAAGCTCCCACTCCTTCTGGAGTGGACATGCCGGCCTTGCTCGAAACATGGATCTACGGACCGGGAACGCTGACCTACAGATGGAAGGAATCCACAGTCGGGAATGCCGGAGATCTGACTCTCCTGCTGGACGATGATTTCAAGGATTACGCGGACAACACGGCGGACTGGGTGGACAAGGCGCTGGCGATTCCAAGCGGTCTCCACAAGGTGACGTGGAGATACCTGCTCTACTTCTCGGGGACAGACCAGGCGTGGGTGGACAATGTTCAGTTCACGCCGTCGGGGATTGACCTGGACGAGGCATTGGATTGTCAGGCGGTTTCGTGGGAGACGCCGGACACGATCGGCTGGACGGGGATCACGGATACGTCGGCATTCGGTTTTGATTCTGCCCGGACAGGCTCGATTGGGCATAATGGTCTTTCATACCTGCAGGGTCGCATCCACGGCCCGGCGATGGTCTCGTTTAACTGGAAGGTTTCATCGGAAGAGAATAAGGATGAACTGGAGTTCCTCGCAGACGGGTATGGCCGTTTCCATATCAGTGGAGACGTAGATTGGGAGAGGCGGTACTACCATCTCGTAGAGGGGCAGCACGACGTGGGATGGTACTACTGGAAGGACGCATCGGGATCCGCCGGGGAGGACGCGGGATGGGTGGATCGCGTTTCGGTGGATCCGGACCCGTCACTTGGCGAGGTCCTGGACACGACAGGATTGGCTTGGACTTCGGGTGGTTCCAATCCCTGGTATGGGCAAACATTGATCACCCAGGACGGTGAGGACGCGGCGCAATCTGGTGACGTTTACGATGGGCAGACGAGCTTCGTCTCAACGATTCTCGATGGGCCCGGGACGCTGACATACCAGTGGAGCGTGTCGAGTCAGGCGGGAGGAGATTGGTTGTCCTTCCTGGTCGACGATGTGCTGCAGGATCAGATTTCCGGAGTGGTGGACTGGCACGAAGGGTCCGCCAACATCCAACCGGGGCAGCACGAAGTGAAGTGGTCCTATGGGAAGAACAGCATGTTCAGCGACTATGACGATGCAGGATGGTTGGACCAGATCGTGTTCACGCCCGGCCCGGTTCCGACACCCACACCGGTTCCGACAGCGACGCCGGTCGTCTCGCTGGCGGATGCGTTGGATTGCTACCGCTTGGATTTCCAAGTCATCTCCAGCAATCCGTGGTATGGTGAGTATGATGTGAGCTACGACGGTGCGGACGCGGCGCAGAGTTATCCCATCACGCACAGCCAGACGTCGGCATTCTTCACGACGATTACGGGGCCCGACACGCTGGAGTTTCAGTGGAAGGTCTCGTGTCAGCCCACGTCGGATTACCTCGCTTTGTATCTGGACGGAAGCGAGGTAACTCGCATCACCGGCGAGACGAACTGGGCGCTGTACAGTCTCCCGATCGATGCCGGAGATCACCAGGTCGTGTGGTCGTACAAGAAGGACTCGTCTGTGTCGCAAGGCTCGGACGCGGGTTGGGTGGACCAGGTGAAACTGCTATCTGTGAAGCCAGGGAATGCGTGGGTCTTTCAGTAG
- a CDS encoding heme ABC transporter ATP-binding protein, producing MKSAYTIENVRFAYSGPSPLLDSVDLEIPAGRIVAIVGPNGAGKSTLLRLMTGLLRPERGRILLQGNPLQAMPRREIARTVAVVPQGESSAFPFTVEEIVQMGRAPHLRGPLAQESEDDVAISRQAIRLVGLEPLLHRPVSQLSGGERQLVLIARAFAQQTPILLLDEPTASLDLAHQQQILRLVVRQAREQSQTVVLILHDLNLAVRFCDEIVVLHEGRVAAHGTPEEILQLELLERVYAAEIWTAPGPDGHPIVGLRP from the coding sequence ATGAAAAGCGCTTACACCATTGAAAACGTACGGTTTGCCTATTCTGGGCCATCGCCGCTGCTGGATAGCGTTGACCTGGAGATTCCCGCTGGCCGCATCGTCGCCATCGTCGGCCCGAATGGCGCCGGCAAGAGCACCCTCCTGCGCCTGATGACGGGTCTGCTGAGGCCCGAGAGAGGCCGGATTCTGCTCCAGGGCAATCCCCTCCAGGCGATGCCACGCCGCGAGATCGCCCGGACCGTTGCCGTCGTTCCTCAAGGCGAATCATCCGCCTTCCCGTTCACGGTCGAGGAGATTGTGCAGATGGGCCGCGCGCCTCATCTGCGGGGTCCCCTGGCCCAGGAATCTGAGGACGACGTCGCGATTTCCCGACAAGCTATACGGCTTGTCGGGCTGGAGCCCCTGCTCCACCGCCCGGTCTCCCAGCTTTCCGGCGGAGAGCGACAACTCGTACTGATCGCCCGGGCCTTTGCACAGCAGACGCCGATCCTGTTGTTGGACGAGCCGACGGCGTCGCTCGATCTCGCGCACCAGCAACAGATCCTCCGCCTCGTCGTCCGCCAGGCGCGCGAGCAGTCCCAGACTGTCGTACTGATTTTGCACGACTTGAACCTCGCCGTTCGCTTCTGCGACGAGATCGTGGTGCTGCACGAGGGTCGCGTTGCCGCCCACGGTACGCCGGAGGAGATCCTGCAGCTCGAGCTCCTTGAGCGCGTCTACGCCGCCGAGATCTGGACGGCGCCCGGGCCGGACGGACACCCGATCGTGGGGTTGCGGCCATGA